One genomic segment of Vulpes vulpes isolate BD-2025 chromosome 2, VulVul3, whole genome shotgun sequence includes these proteins:
- the DAB2IP gene encoding disabled homolog 2-interacting protein isoform X7 codes for MEPDSLLDQDDSYDSYESPQERPGSRRSLPGSLPEKSPSMEPSATTPFRVTGFLSRRLKGSIKRTKSQPKLDRNHSFRHILPGFRGAAAAAAAAADNERSHLMPRLKESRSHESLLSPSSAVEALDLSMEEEVVIKPVHSSILGQDYCFEVTTSSGSKCFSCRSAAERDKWMENLRRAVHPNKDNSRRVEHILKLWVIEAKDLPAKKKYLCELCLDDVLYARTTGKLKTDNVFWGEHFEFHNLPPLRTVTVHLYRETDKKKKKERNSYLGLVSLPAASVAGRQFVEKWYPVVTPNPKGTKGPGPMIRIKARYQTITILPMEMYKEFAEHITNHYLGLCAALEPILSAKTKEEMASALVHILQSTGKVKDFLTDLMMSEVDRCGDNEHLIFRENTLATKAIEEYLKLVGQKYLQDALGEFIKALYESDENCEVDPSKCSAADLPEHQGNLKMCCELAFCKIINSYCVFPRELKEVFASWRQECSSRGRPDISERLISASLFLRFLCPAIMSPSLFNLLQEYPDDRTARTLTLIAKVTQNLANFAKFGSKEEYMSFMNQFLEHEWTNMQRFLLEISNPETISNTAGFEGYIDLGRELSSLHSLLWEAVSQLEQSIVSKLGPLPRILRDVHTALNTPGSGQLTGTNDLASTPGSGSSSISAGLQKMVIENDLSGSSGVQPSPARSSSYSEANEPDLQMANGGKSLSMVDLQDARTLDGEAGSPAGPDALTTDGQTPASQLAAGWPARTAPASLAGLATVRRAGQTPTTPGTSEGAPGRPQLLAPLSFQNPVYQMAAGLPLSPRGLGDSGSEGHSSLSSHSNSEELTAAAKLGSFSSAAEELSRRPGDLARRQMSLTEKGGQPTVPRQNSAGPQRRIDQPPPPPPPPPPAPRGRTPPTLLSTLQYPRPSSGTLASASPDWAGPGARLRQPSSSSKGDSPELKPRVVHKQGPSPVSPNALDRTAAWLLTMNAQLLEDEGLGPDPPHRDRLRSKEELSQAEKDLAVLQDKLRISTKKLEEYETLFKCQEETTQKLVLEYQARLEEGEERLRRQQEDKDIQMKGIISRLMSVEEELKKDHAEMQAAVDSKQKIIDAQEKRIASLDAANARLMSALTQLKERYSMQARNGVSPTNPTKLQITENGEFRNSSHC; via the exons GTCCCATCTGATGCCCAGGCTGAAGGAGTCTCGCTCCCACGAGTCCCTGCTCAGCCCCAGCAGCGCGGTAGAAGCGCTGGACCTCAgcatggaggaggaggtggtcaTCAAGCCTGTGCACAGCAGCATCCTGGGCCAGGACTACTGCTTCGAG GTGACAACGTCGTCAGGAAGCAAGTGCTTCTCCTGCCGATCGGCAGCTGAGCGGGATAAGTGGATGGAGAACCTTCGGCGAGCAGTACACCCCAACAAG GACAACAGCCGGCGTGTGGAACACATTCTAAAGCTGTGGGTGATTGAGGCCAAGGACCTGCCGGCCAAGAAGAAGTACCTGTGTGAACTGTGCCTGGACGACGTGCTCTATGCCCGCACCACAGGCAAGCTCAAGACCGACAATGTCTTCTGGGGCGAGCACTTTGAGTTCCACAACCTGCCACCCCTGCGCACCGTCACCGTGCACCTGTACCGGGAGACtgacaagaagaagaagaaggagcgCAACAGCTACCTGGGCCTGGTGAGCCTGCCAGCCGCCTCCGTAGCCGGGCGGCAGTTTGTGGAGAAGTGGTACCCTGTGGTGACACCCAACCCCAAGGGCACCAAGGGTCCCGGACCCATGATCCGCATCAAGGCACGCTACCAGACCATCACCATTCTGCCCATGGAGATGTACAAGGAATTCGCTGAGCACATCACCAACCACTACCTGGGGCTGTGTGCCGCCCTCGAGCCCATCCTCAGTGCCAAGACCAAGGAGGAGATGGCATCGGCCCTAGTGCACATTCTGCAAAGCACGGGCAAGGTGAAG GACTTCCTGACGGACCTAATGATGTCAGAGGTAGACCGCTGCGGGGATAACGAGCACCTTATCTTCCGGGAGAACACGCTGGCTACAAAGGCCATTGAAGAGTACCTCAAGCTGGTGGGCCAGAAGTACCTGCAGGATGCGCTAG GTGAGTTCATCAAAGCACTATACGAGTCAGATGAGAACTGTGAAGTTGACCCAAGCAAATGCTCTGCCGCCGACCTCCCTGAGCACCAGGGCAACCTCAAGATGTGCTGCGAGCTGGCCTTCTGCAAGATCATCAACTCCTACTG TGTTTTCCCGCGGGAGCTGAAAGAAGTGTTTGCCTCATGGCGACAGGAGTGCAGCAGCCGCGGGCGGCCAGACATCAGCGAGCGGCTCATCAGTGCCTCCCTGTTTCTGCGCTTCCTCTGCCCAGCCATCATGTCGCCCTCGCTCTTCAACCTGCTGCAAGAGTACCCCGATGACCGCACCGCCCGCACCCTCACCCTCATCGCCAAGGTCACCCAGAACCTGGCCAACTTCGCCAA GTTTGGCAGCAAGGAGGAGTACATGTCGTTCATGAACCAGTTCCTAGAGCACGAGTGGACCAACATGCAACGCTTCCTGTTAGAGATCTCCAACCCCGAGACCATCTCCAACACAGCCGGCTTCGAGGGCTACATCGATTTGGGCCGAGAGCTATCTAGTCTGCACTCGCTGCTCTGGGAGGCTGTCAGCCAGCTAGAGCAG AGCATTGTATCCAAACTGGGGCCCCTGCCTCGAATCCTGAGGGATGTCCACACAGCATTGAACACCCCAGGCAGTGGGCAGCTCACAGGGACCAACGACTTGGCCTCCACTCCTGGCTCTGGCAGTAGCAGCATCTCGGCTGGGCTGCAGAAGATGGTGATTGAGAACGATCTCTCTGG GTCCTCCGGGGTCCAGCCCTCACCTGCCCGCAGCTCGAGTTACTCAGAAGCCAACGAACCTGATCTTCAGATGGCCAATGGTGGCAAGAGCCTGTCTATGGTGGACCTCCAAGATGCCCGCACACTGGAtggggaggcaggctccccggCAGGCCCCGATGCCCTCACTACTGATGGGCAGACGCCAGCATCTCAGCTAGCGGCCGGGTGGCCAGCCCGGACAGCCCCAGCAAGCCTGGCGGGGCTGGCGACAGTACGGCGGGCAGGCCAGACACCGACCACGCCGGGCACCTCCGAGGGCGCCCCTGGCCGGCCCCAGCTGTTGGCTCCACTCTCCTTCCAGAACCCTGTGTACCAGATGGCGGCTGGCCTGCCACTTTCGCCCCGTGGCCTTGGCGACTCTGGCTCTGAGGGCCACAGCTCCTTGAGCTCCCACAGCAACAGTGAGGAGTTGACGGCAGCTGCCAAGCTGGGAAGTTTCAGCAGTGCCGCTGAGGAGCTCTCCCGGCGACCCGGAGATCTGGCCCGGCGGCAGATGTCACTGACTGAGAAGGGCGGGCAGCCCACGGTGCCTCGGCAGAACAGTGCTGGCCCCCAGCGAAGGATTGACCagcctccgcccccacccccaccaccacctcctgcgCCCCGTGGCCGGACGCCACCCACTCTGCTCAGCACACTGCAGTACCCACGGCCCTCCAGTGGAACCCTGGCATCGGCCTCGCCTGATTGGGCTGGCCCTGGAGCCCGGCTTCGGCAGCCGTCATCCTCATCCAAGGGTGACAGCCCAGAGCTGAAACCTCGTGTGGTGCACAAGCAG GGCCCTTCACCCGTGAGCCCCAATGCCCTGGACCGCACGGCTGCTTGGCTCTTGACCATGAACGCGCAGTTGTTAGAAGACGAGGGCCTGGGCCCAGACCCCCCCCACAGGGATAGGCTAAGGAGTAAGGAGGAGCTCAGCCAAGCAGAAAAG GACCTGGCAGTACTACAGGACAAGTTGCGAATCTCTACCAAGAAGCTGGAGGAGTATGAGACCCTGTTCAAGTGCCAGGAGGAGACGACGCAGAAGCTGGTACTGGAGTACCAGGCACGGCTGGAGGAGGGTGAGGAGCGGCTGCGGCGGCAGCAGGAGGATAAGGACATCCAGATGAAGGGCATCATCAGCAG GTTGATGTCAGTGGAGGAGGAGCTGAAGAAGGACCATGCTGAGATGCAAGCAGCTGTAGACTCTAAACAGAAGATCATTGATGCCCAG GAGAAGCGCATCGCCTCACTGGACGCTGCCAACGCCCGCCTCATGAGTGCCCTGACGCAGCTGAAAGAGAGGTACAGCATGCAAGCCCGTAACGGCGTCTCCCCCACCAACCCCACCAAATTGCAGATTACTGAGAACGGCGAGTTCCGAAACAGCAGCCATTGTTAA
- the DAB2IP gene encoding disabled homolog 2-interacting protein isoform X4 codes for MEPDSLLDQDDSYDSYESPQERPGSRRSLPGSLPEKSPSMEPSATTPFRVTGFLSRRLKGSIKRTKSQPKLDRNHSFRHILPGFRGAAAAAAAAADNERSHLMPRLKESRSHESLLSPSSAVEALDLSMEEEVVIKPVHSSILGQDYCFEVTTSSGSKCFSCRSAAERDKWMENLRRAVHPNKDNSRRVEHILKLWVIEAKDLPAKKKYLCELCLDDVLYARTTGKLKTDNVFWGEHFEFHNLPPLRTVTVHLYRETDKKKKKERNSYLGLVSLPAASVAGRQFVEKWYPVVTPNPKGTKGPGPMIRIKARYQTITILPMEMYKEFAEHITNHYLGLCAALEPILSAKTKEEMASALVHILQSTGKVKDFLTDLMMSEVDRCGDNEHLIFRENTLATKAIEEYLKLVGQKYLQDALGEFIKALYESDENCEVDPSKCSAADLPEHQGNLKMCCELAFCKIINSYCVFPRELKEVFASWRQECSSRGRPDISERLISASLFLRFLCPAIMSPSLFNLLQEYPDDRTARTLTLIAKVTQNLANFAKFGSKEEYMSFMNQFLEHEWTNMQRFLLEISNPETISNTAGFEGYIDLGRELSSLHSLLWEAVSQLEQSIVSKLGPLPRILRDVHTALNTPGSGQLTGTNDLASTPGSGSSSISAGLQKMVIENDLSGLIDFTRLPSPTPENKDLFFVTRSSGVQPSPARSSSYSEANEPDLQMANGGKSLSMVDLQDARTLDGEAGSPAGPDALTTDGQTPASQLAAGWPARTAPASLAGLATVRRAGQTPTTPGTSEGAPGRPQLLAPLSFQNPVYQMAAGLPLSPRGLGDSGSEGHSSLSSHSNSEELTAAAKLGSFSSAAEELSRRPGDLARRQMSLTEKGGQPTVPRQNSAGPQRRIDQPPPPPPPPPPAPRGRTPPTLLSTLQYPRPSSGTLASASPDWAGPGARLRQPSSSSKGDSPELKPRVVHKQGPSPVSPNALDRTAAWLLTMNAQLLEDEGLGPDPPHRDRLRSKEELSQAEKDLAVLQDKLRISTKKLEEYETLFKCQEETTQKLVLEYQARLEEGEERLRRQQEDKDIQMKGIISRLMSVEEELKKDHAEMQAAVDSKQKIIDAQEKRIASLDAANARLMSALTQLKERYSMQARNGVSPTNPTKLQITENGEFRNSSHC; via the exons GTCCCATCTGATGCCCAGGCTGAAGGAGTCTCGCTCCCACGAGTCCCTGCTCAGCCCCAGCAGCGCGGTAGAAGCGCTGGACCTCAgcatggaggaggaggtggtcaTCAAGCCTGTGCACAGCAGCATCCTGGGCCAGGACTACTGCTTCGAG GTGACAACGTCGTCAGGAAGCAAGTGCTTCTCCTGCCGATCGGCAGCTGAGCGGGATAAGTGGATGGAGAACCTTCGGCGAGCAGTACACCCCAACAAG GACAACAGCCGGCGTGTGGAACACATTCTAAAGCTGTGGGTGATTGAGGCCAAGGACCTGCCGGCCAAGAAGAAGTACCTGTGTGAACTGTGCCTGGACGACGTGCTCTATGCCCGCACCACAGGCAAGCTCAAGACCGACAATGTCTTCTGGGGCGAGCACTTTGAGTTCCACAACCTGCCACCCCTGCGCACCGTCACCGTGCACCTGTACCGGGAGACtgacaagaagaagaagaaggagcgCAACAGCTACCTGGGCCTGGTGAGCCTGCCAGCCGCCTCCGTAGCCGGGCGGCAGTTTGTGGAGAAGTGGTACCCTGTGGTGACACCCAACCCCAAGGGCACCAAGGGTCCCGGACCCATGATCCGCATCAAGGCACGCTACCAGACCATCACCATTCTGCCCATGGAGATGTACAAGGAATTCGCTGAGCACATCACCAACCACTACCTGGGGCTGTGTGCCGCCCTCGAGCCCATCCTCAGTGCCAAGACCAAGGAGGAGATGGCATCGGCCCTAGTGCACATTCTGCAAAGCACGGGCAAGGTGAAG GACTTCCTGACGGACCTAATGATGTCAGAGGTAGACCGCTGCGGGGATAACGAGCACCTTATCTTCCGGGAGAACACGCTGGCTACAAAGGCCATTGAAGAGTACCTCAAGCTGGTGGGCCAGAAGTACCTGCAGGATGCGCTAG GTGAGTTCATCAAAGCACTATACGAGTCAGATGAGAACTGTGAAGTTGACCCAAGCAAATGCTCTGCCGCCGACCTCCCTGAGCACCAGGGCAACCTCAAGATGTGCTGCGAGCTGGCCTTCTGCAAGATCATCAACTCCTACTG TGTTTTCCCGCGGGAGCTGAAAGAAGTGTTTGCCTCATGGCGACAGGAGTGCAGCAGCCGCGGGCGGCCAGACATCAGCGAGCGGCTCATCAGTGCCTCCCTGTTTCTGCGCTTCCTCTGCCCAGCCATCATGTCGCCCTCGCTCTTCAACCTGCTGCAAGAGTACCCCGATGACCGCACCGCCCGCACCCTCACCCTCATCGCCAAGGTCACCCAGAACCTGGCCAACTTCGCCAA GTTTGGCAGCAAGGAGGAGTACATGTCGTTCATGAACCAGTTCCTAGAGCACGAGTGGACCAACATGCAACGCTTCCTGTTAGAGATCTCCAACCCCGAGACCATCTCCAACACAGCCGGCTTCGAGGGCTACATCGATTTGGGCCGAGAGCTATCTAGTCTGCACTCGCTGCTCTGGGAGGCTGTCAGCCAGCTAGAGCAG AGCATTGTATCCAAACTGGGGCCCCTGCCTCGAATCCTGAGGGATGTCCACACAGCATTGAACACCCCAGGCAGTGGGCAGCTCACAGGGACCAACGACTTGGCCTCCACTCCTGGCTCTGGCAGTAGCAGCATCTCGGCTGGGCTGCAGAAGATGGTGATTGAGAACGATCTCTCTGG TCTGATAGATTTCACCCGGTTACCGTCTCCAACCCCCGAAAACAAGGACTTGTTTTTTGTCACAAGGTCCTCCGGGGTCCAGCCCTCACCTGCCCGCAGCTCGAGTTACTCAGAAGCCAACGAACCTGATCTTCAGATGGCCAATGGTGGCAAGAGCCTGTCTATGGTGGACCTCCAAGATGCCCGCACACTGGAtggggaggcaggctccccggCAGGCCCCGATGCCCTCACTACTGATGGGCAGACGCCAGCATCTCAGCTAGCGGCCGGGTGGCCAGCCCGGACAGCCCCAGCAAGCCTGGCGGGGCTGGCGACAGTACGGCGGGCAGGCCAGACACCGACCACGCCGGGCACCTCCGAGGGCGCCCCTGGCCGGCCCCAGCTGTTGGCTCCACTCTCCTTCCAGAACCCTGTGTACCAGATGGCGGCTGGCCTGCCACTTTCGCCCCGTGGCCTTGGCGACTCTGGCTCTGAGGGCCACAGCTCCTTGAGCTCCCACAGCAACAGTGAGGAGTTGACGGCAGCTGCCAAGCTGGGAAGTTTCAGCAGTGCCGCTGAGGAGCTCTCCCGGCGACCCGGAGATCTGGCCCGGCGGCAGATGTCACTGACTGAGAAGGGCGGGCAGCCCACGGTGCCTCGGCAGAACAGTGCTGGCCCCCAGCGAAGGATTGACCagcctccgcccccacccccaccaccacctcctgcgCCCCGTGGCCGGACGCCACCCACTCTGCTCAGCACACTGCAGTACCCACGGCCCTCCAGTGGAACCCTGGCATCGGCCTCGCCTGATTGGGCTGGCCCTGGAGCCCGGCTTCGGCAGCCGTCATCCTCATCCAAGGGTGACAGCCCAGAGCTGAAACCTCGTGTGGTGCACAAGCAG GGCCCTTCACCCGTGAGCCCCAATGCCCTGGACCGCACGGCTGCTTGGCTCTTGACCATGAACGCGCAGTTGTTAGAAGACGAGGGCCTGGGCCCAGACCCCCCCCACAGGGATAGGCTAAGGAGTAAGGAGGAGCTCAGCCAAGCAGAAAAG GACCTGGCAGTACTACAGGACAAGTTGCGAATCTCTACCAAGAAGCTGGAGGAGTATGAGACCCTGTTCAAGTGCCAGGAGGAGACGACGCAGAAGCTGGTACTGGAGTACCAGGCACGGCTGGAGGAGGGTGAGGAGCGGCTGCGGCGGCAGCAGGAGGATAAGGACATCCAGATGAAGGGCATCATCAGCAG GTTGATGTCAGTGGAGGAGGAGCTGAAGAAGGACCATGCTGAGATGCAAGCAGCTGTAGACTCTAAACAGAAGATCATTGATGCCCAG GAGAAGCGCATCGCCTCACTGGACGCTGCCAACGCCCGCCTCATGAGTGCCCTGACGCAGCTGAAAGAGAGGTACAGCATGCAAGCCCGTAACGGCGTCTCCCCCACCAACCCCACCAAATTGCAGATTACTGAGAACGGCGAGTTCCGAAACAGCAGCCATTGTTAA
- the DAB2IP gene encoding disabled homolog 2-interacting protein isoform X2 yields MGAGGAASRALAWVSLPLLGPPTGALCNDTLCCRESPQERPGSRRSLPGSLPEKSPSMEPSATTPFRVTGFLSRRLKGSIKRTKSQPKLDRNHSFRHILPGFRGAAAAAAAAADNERSHLMPRLKESRSHESLLSPSSAVEALDLSMEEEVVIKPVHSSILGQDYCFEVTTSSGSKCFSCRSAAERDKWMENLRRAVHPNKDNSRRVEHILKLWVIEAKDLPAKKKYLCELCLDDVLYARTTGKLKTDNVFWGEHFEFHNLPPLRTVTVHLYRETDKKKKKERNSYLGLVSLPAASVAGRQFVEKWYPVVTPNPKGTKGPGPMIRIKARYQTITILPMEMYKEFAEHITNHYLGLCAALEPILSAKTKEEMASALVHILQSTGKVKDFLTDLMMSEVDRCGDNEHLIFRENTLATKAIEEYLKLVGQKYLQDALGEFIKALYESDENCEVDPSKCSAADLPEHQGNLKMCCELAFCKIINSYCVFPRELKEVFASWRQECSSRGRPDISERLISASLFLRFLCPAIMSPSLFNLLQEYPDDRTARTLTLIAKVTQNLANFAKFGSKEEYMSFMNQFLEHEWTNMQRFLLEISNPETISNTAGFEGYIDLGRELSSLHSLLWEAVSQLEQSIVSKLGPLPRILRDVHTALNTPGSGQLTGTNDLASTPGSGSSSISAGLQKMVIENDLSGLIDFTRLPSPTPENKDLFFVTRSSGVQPSPARSSSYSEANEPDLQMANGGKSLSMVDLQDARTLDGEAGSPAGPDALTTDGQTPASQLAAGWPARTAPASLAGLATVRRAGQTPTTPGTSEGAPGRPQLLAPLSFQNPVYQMAAGLPLSPRGLGDSGSEGHSSLSSHSNSEELTAAAKLGSFSSAAEELSRRPGDLARRQMSLTEKGGQPTVPRQNSAGPQRRIDQPPPPPPPPPPAPRGRTPPTLLSTLQYPRPSSGTLASASPDWAGPGARLRQPSSSSKGDSPELKPRVVHKQGPSPVSPNALDRTAAWLLTMNAQLLEDEGLGPDPPHRDRLRSKEELSQAEKDLAVLQDKLRISTKKLEEYETLFKCQEETTQKLVLEYQARLEEGEERLRRQQEDKDIQMKGIISRLMSVEEELKKDHAEMQAAVDSKQKIIDAQEKRIASLDAANARLMSALTQLKERYSMQARNGVSPTNPTKLQITENGEFRNSSHC; encoded by the exons GTCCCATCTGATGCCCAGGCTGAAGGAGTCTCGCTCCCACGAGTCCCTGCTCAGCCCCAGCAGCGCGGTAGAAGCGCTGGACCTCAgcatggaggaggaggtggtcaTCAAGCCTGTGCACAGCAGCATCCTGGGCCAGGACTACTGCTTCGAG GTGACAACGTCGTCAGGAAGCAAGTGCTTCTCCTGCCGATCGGCAGCTGAGCGGGATAAGTGGATGGAGAACCTTCGGCGAGCAGTACACCCCAACAAG GACAACAGCCGGCGTGTGGAACACATTCTAAAGCTGTGGGTGATTGAGGCCAAGGACCTGCCGGCCAAGAAGAAGTACCTGTGTGAACTGTGCCTGGACGACGTGCTCTATGCCCGCACCACAGGCAAGCTCAAGACCGACAATGTCTTCTGGGGCGAGCACTTTGAGTTCCACAACCTGCCACCCCTGCGCACCGTCACCGTGCACCTGTACCGGGAGACtgacaagaagaagaagaaggagcgCAACAGCTACCTGGGCCTGGTGAGCCTGCCAGCCGCCTCCGTAGCCGGGCGGCAGTTTGTGGAGAAGTGGTACCCTGTGGTGACACCCAACCCCAAGGGCACCAAGGGTCCCGGACCCATGATCCGCATCAAGGCACGCTACCAGACCATCACCATTCTGCCCATGGAGATGTACAAGGAATTCGCTGAGCACATCACCAACCACTACCTGGGGCTGTGTGCCGCCCTCGAGCCCATCCTCAGTGCCAAGACCAAGGAGGAGATGGCATCGGCCCTAGTGCACATTCTGCAAAGCACGGGCAAGGTGAAG GACTTCCTGACGGACCTAATGATGTCAGAGGTAGACCGCTGCGGGGATAACGAGCACCTTATCTTCCGGGAGAACACGCTGGCTACAAAGGCCATTGAAGAGTACCTCAAGCTGGTGGGCCAGAAGTACCTGCAGGATGCGCTAG GTGAGTTCATCAAAGCACTATACGAGTCAGATGAGAACTGTGAAGTTGACCCAAGCAAATGCTCTGCCGCCGACCTCCCTGAGCACCAGGGCAACCTCAAGATGTGCTGCGAGCTGGCCTTCTGCAAGATCATCAACTCCTACTG TGTTTTCCCGCGGGAGCTGAAAGAAGTGTTTGCCTCATGGCGACAGGAGTGCAGCAGCCGCGGGCGGCCAGACATCAGCGAGCGGCTCATCAGTGCCTCCCTGTTTCTGCGCTTCCTCTGCCCAGCCATCATGTCGCCCTCGCTCTTCAACCTGCTGCAAGAGTACCCCGATGACCGCACCGCCCGCACCCTCACCCTCATCGCCAAGGTCACCCAGAACCTGGCCAACTTCGCCAA GTTTGGCAGCAAGGAGGAGTACATGTCGTTCATGAACCAGTTCCTAGAGCACGAGTGGACCAACATGCAACGCTTCCTGTTAGAGATCTCCAACCCCGAGACCATCTCCAACACAGCCGGCTTCGAGGGCTACATCGATTTGGGCCGAGAGCTATCTAGTCTGCACTCGCTGCTCTGGGAGGCTGTCAGCCAGCTAGAGCAG AGCATTGTATCCAAACTGGGGCCCCTGCCTCGAATCCTGAGGGATGTCCACACAGCATTGAACACCCCAGGCAGTGGGCAGCTCACAGGGACCAACGACTTGGCCTCCACTCCTGGCTCTGGCAGTAGCAGCATCTCGGCTGGGCTGCAGAAGATGGTGATTGAGAACGATCTCTCTGG TCTGATAGATTTCACCCGGTTACCGTCTCCAACCCCCGAAAACAAGGACTTGTTTTTTGTCACAAGGTCCTCCGGGGTCCAGCCCTCACCTGCCCGCAGCTCGAGTTACTCAGAAGCCAACGAACCTGATCTTCAGATGGCCAATGGTGGCAAGAGCCTGTCTATGGTGGACCTCCAAGATGCCCGCACACTGGAtggggaggcaggctccccggCAGGCCCCGATGCCCTCACTACTGATGGGCAGACGCCAGCATCTCAGCTAGCGGCCGGGTGGCCAGCCCGGACAGCCCCAGCAAGCCTGGCGGGGCTGGCGACAGTACGGCGGGCAGGCCAGACACCGACCACGCCGGGCACCTCCGAGGGCGCCCCTGGCCGGCCCCAGCTGTTGGCTCCACTCTCCTTCCAGAACCCTGTGTACCAGATGGCGGCTGGCCTGCCACTTTCGCCCCGTGGCCTTGGCGACTCTGGCTCTGAGGGCCACAGCTCCTTGAGCTCCCACAGCAACAGTGAGGAGTTGACGGCAGCTGCCAAGCTGGGAAGTTTCAGCAGTGCCGCTGAGGAGCTCTCCCGGCGACCCGGAGATCTGGCCCGGCGGCAGATGTCACTGACTGAGAAGGGCGGGCAGCCCACGGTGCCTCGGCAGAACAGTGCTGGCCCCCAGCGAAGGATTGACCagcctccgcccccacccccaccaccacctcctgcgCCCCGTGGCCGGACGCCACCCACTCTGCTCAGCACACTGCAGTACCCACGGCCCTCCAGTGGAACCCTGGCATCGGCCTCGCCTGATTGGGCTGGCCCTGGAGCCCGGCTTCGGCAGCCGTCATCCTCATCCAAGGGTGACAGCCCAGAGCTGAAACCTCGTGTGGTGCACAAGCAG GGCCCTTCACCCGTGAGCCCCAATGCCCTGGACCGCACGGCTGCTTGGCTCTTGACCATGAACGCGCAGTTGTTAGAAGACGAGGGCCTGGGCCCAGACCCCCCCCACAGGGATAGGCTAAGGAGTAAGGAGGAGCTCAGCCAAGCAGAAAAG GACCTGGCAGTACTACAGGACAAGTTGCGAATCTCTACCAAGAAGCTGGAGGAGTATGAGACCCTGTTCAAGTGCCAGGAGGAGACGACGCAGAAGCTGGTACTGGAGTACCAGGCACGGCTGGAGGAGGGTGAGGAGCGGCTGCGGCGGCAGCAGGAGGATAAGGACATCCAGATGAAGGGCATCATCAGCAG GTTGATGTCAGTGGAGGAGGAGCTGAAGAAGGACCATGCTGAGATGCAAGCAGCTGTAGACTCTAAACAGAAGATCATTGATGCCCAG GAGAAGCGCATCGCCTCACTGGACGCTGCCAACGCCCGCCTCATGAGTGCCCTGACGCAGCTGAAAGAGAGGTACAGCATGCAAGCCCGTAACGGCGTCTCCCCCACCAACCCCACCAAATTGCAGATTACTGAGAACGGCGAGTTCCGAAACAGCAGCCATTGTTAA